The sequence GTGTGGACCAGGGACGTGTCCAAGGGGCTCGCGACCGCCGCGCGGCTCCAGTATGGCTGCACCTGGGTGAACTGCCATTTCATGCTGGTCAGCGAGATGCCGCATGGCGGCCTCAAGCAGTCCGGCTACGGCAAGGACCTCAGCGCCTACGCGCTGGAGGACTATACCGTCGTGCGGCACGTGATGGTGAAGAACGGCTGATTCGCCGCCCCGCCTGCCGGCTGCCGCGTGGCGGTCGGCAGGCGCCGCCTGTTGGAGTATGATGCTGCCGCTTCCGCGCGAATGTGATCGGCGTCGGGGGAACATGACACATAATTAAGTTGGAACTTTTCCTCACATCTGCTGTGTCGCAACATGGATTTTCCTGCTTCCGACGCAGCTTGATGAGGGTCTGATGCAACGCAGAACCGGCGTGTGGCTGATTGCGGCACTTCTCGTGGGGGCAGGGGCCCTCGCGCATCAGAAGGGCTGGGTCGATACGGCGGCTCTGCTCGGCGGACGGGGGACGGCCAATGCCGCCGCCGAGCCGAAGGCGGCGCCCCGGGCGCCGGTCGAGGTGGCGCCTGCCCGTCAGGCGGCGGTGACGACCGACATCTCCTCCATCGGCTCGCTGCAGTCCGACGAGTCGGTCAAGGTGGCCTCCGAGGTCTCCGGTCGCATCCTGGAGATCCGGTTCAACGAAGGCCAGCATGTGAAGGCCGGCGACGTGCTGGTGCAGCTCGACGCGGCGCTGATGAAGGCCTCGCTGGAAGAAAACGAGGCGCGCCTCGCGCTGGCGGAAGCCAATTACAGCCGCGCCCAGCGCCTGCAGCAGTCCGGCTCCGGCACTGCCCGGGCGCTCGACGAGGCGCAGGCGGAACTGTTCACCTCGCGCGCCTTGCTCAATTCCCAGCGCGTCCAGATCGCCAAGCACACCATCACCGCGCCTTTCGACGGGGTGGTCGGCCTGCGCTCGGTCTCGAACGGTGCCTATATCGCCACCGGCACCGAACTGGTGAACCTCGAGAAGATCGACACGCTGAAGCTGGACTTCAAGGTGCCGGAGACGCAGCTCGCCGCCATCTCGCCCGGGCAGACGGTTCTGGTGAGCCTGGACGCGCTGCCGGGGCGCAACTTCACCGGCACGATCTACGCCATCGACCCCATGGTCGATGTGAACGGGCGCTCGCTCAGCGTGCGGGCCCGGCTCGACAATGGCGATCTGGTGCTGCGCCCGGGCCTGTTCGCCCGCGTGGTGGTGAAGGGGCGCGAGACCCGCGACGCGGTGTTCGTGCCGGAAAGCGCCATCGTGCCGCGCGGGCAGGACCGCCTCGTCTGGCAGGTGGTCGACGGCAAGGCCCGGCAGGCCAAGGTGCAGCTTGGCCAGCGCCTCAATGGCGAGGTCGAGGTGAGCGGCATTCCGGCCGGCGCGATGATCGTGGTCGCCGGCCAGGGGCGGCTGCAGCCCGGCGTGGCGGTCGAGGTGGTGGCCCCCCCGCCCGCGCCGCAGGGCTGAGGCGGAGCCGATGGGTCTTTCCGAACTCTGCATCCGCCGTCCGGTCTTCGCGACGGTGCTCAGCCTCCTGCTGATTCTGCTCGGCGTGGTCTCGTTCACCCGGCTGACGGTGCGCGAATACCCCAACATCGACGAACCGACCGTTTCGGTGGTCACCAACTATCCCGGCGCCTCGGCGAGCATCGTCGAAAGCCAGGTCACGCAGGTGCTGGAAGGCTCGATCGCCGGCATCGAGGGCATCGACGTGCTGGAATCGACCAGCCGTTCGGAATCGAGCCGCATCACCGTCCGCTTCCGGCTGGAGATCGACCCGGATGTGGCGGCCAGCGATGTGCGCGACCGGGTGAGCCGTGTGCGCCAGCGCCTCCCCGACGAGATCGACGAGCCGGTCATCTCCAAGGTCGAGGCCGACGCCCAGCCGGTGATGTTCGTCGTCTTCCGTTCCGACCGCATGTCGGGCCTCGAACTGTCGGACTATATCGACCGCTACGTGGTCGACCGCTTCAAGAACATCAGCGGCGTCGCCGACGTGCAGATCTATGGCGAGCGGCGCTACGCCATGCGCATCTGGCTCGACCGCGAGCGTCTTGCCGCCTACGCGCTCACCGTGCAGGAC comes from Ancylobacter sp. TS-1 and encodes:
- a CDS encoding efflux RND transporter periplasmic adaptor subunit — its product is MQRRTGVWLIAALLVGAGALAHQKGWVDTAALLGGRGTANAAAEPKAAPRAPVEVAPARQAAVTTDISSIGSLQSDESVKVASEVSGRILEIRFNEGQHVKAGDVLVQLDAALMKASLEENEARLALAEANYSRAQRLQQSGSGTARALDEAQAELFTSRALLNSQRVQIAKHTITAPFDGVVGLRSVSNGAYIATGTELVNLEKIDTLKLDFKVPETQLAAISPGQTVLVSLDALPGRNFTGTIYAIDPMVDVNGRSLSVRARLDNGDLVLRPGLFARVVVKGRETRDAVFVPESAIVPRGQDRLVWQVVDGKARQAKVQLGQRLNGEVEVSGIPAGAMIVVAGQGRLQPGVAVEVVAPPPAPQG